The genomic stretch CCTAAATCACCTTATCATGCAAGACAGAGCCGGTTGTGCCGGATAATATGCGCCGACACAACGCCCCAGGAAGGAAATACAATGGAATTCGGTTTCAACGTGCCAAACAGCGGCATTCTCGCTAATCCCGGCGATATTACGACAATTTCTCAGCGCGGCGAGGAATTGGGATTCTCGATATTGGCGATTCCCGATCACATTGTATTTCCGCGCAGCATTTCCTCACGCTACCCGTATTCCGCCGATGGCGCGTTTACCTTCGCACAGGATTTTGCAGGCGATTTTCTCGAGCCCTTGGCGCTCATGGCGCATGTGGCCGCCATCACCAAAAAGGCGCGTATCCTGACCTCCGTCATGGTGGTGCCCTACCGCGATCCGATCCTCACCGCGAAGCTGGTGTCTACCATCGATGTCATGTCGGGCGGGCGGGTGATTCTTGGTTGCGGCGCCGGCTGGATGGAAGAGGAGTTCGTCGCTGTGAACGCGCCACCATTTAAGGAACGCGGCAAGGTGACGGACGAATACATCATGGCCTTCCGCGAATTATGGACTGCCGAGAATCCGAATTTCAAAGGGAAATATACCGAATTTTCCGACATCTTCTTTGCCCCCAAGCCGGTGCAAACCCCGCATCCTCCAATTTGGATCGGCGGCGAAAGCATGCCAGCCATTCGCCGCACGGCGCGCCTCGGCGACGCCTGGTATCCGATTGGCTGCAACCCGCACCATCCGCTGGACACCATTGAAAAATTCTCCGCCGGGCTCGATTCCCTCAAAGCAGAAGCTGAGAAAGTCGACCGAGACCCGGCGTCTATCGATCTCGCCTTTTGGGCGGTTTGGTATGGTGGCAATACGCCGACCATGTTGGACGGCGGCGGGCGCATGATACTGACCGGTAGCTCTGATGATATCGCCGGCGATATCAAAGCATTAGAGGAACTGGGCGTGCGCCATGTCCTCTTTAATTTTCTCGGCGCCACTCTCGAGGACTCGCTCGACAATATGGAGAATTTTGCCGCCAACGTGATGTCGTTGGTGCGCTAGAAGGCGAAAGGAACTGACAGGCAAATGAGTTTTCCATTGCCCGAGCGTCTAGAGATCGGCTTTCAGAATGTGCAACCGCCCGCCGATGCGCGCGGTAATTTTCAGATCGCCGATTTCGAAACCACCAAGCGCCTCGTGCTCGCCCTCGAGCGCAACGGCTTTCACGCCATGTGGGCGGGCGATCATTTGGCTTTCGCTCAACCGATCTTGGACCCGATGATCCAGCTCGCTCAGGCCTCGGCG from Pseudomonadota bacterium encodes the following:
- a CDS encoding LLM class F420-dependent oxidoreductase — its product is MEFGFNVPNSGILANPGDITTISQRGEELGFSILAIPDHIVFPRSISSRYPYSADGAFTFAQDFAGDFLEPLALMAHVAAITKKARILTSVMVVPYRDPILTAKLVSTIDVMSGGRVILGCGAGWMEEEFVAVNAPPFKERGKVTDEYIMAFRELWTAENPNFKGKYTEFSDIFFAPKPVQTPHPPIWIGGESMPAIRRTARLGDAWYPIGCNPHHPLDTIEKFSAGLDSLKAEAEKVDRDPASIDLAFWAVWYGGNTPTMLDGGGRMILTGSSDDIAGDIKALEELGVRHVLFNFLGATLEDSLDNMENFAANVMSLVR